CGGCAGGAGCATATTGCCTTGCTCCAGGCTCATTTCGATTCAGCACTTCAGACTCCGGAAGATCAGATGCTATATAAAGAATCCACTGAACTCATCGAAAAAGCAGTAGCCCGACTGGCGCCACAGCAACAACAGGTTTACAGGCTGAGCCGTGAACAGGGCCTCACACATGAAGCCATTGCTGCCACACTGGGCATATCCGTTCATACCGTACGCAATCATATGGTCAGGGCTATCAAGGGGATCCGTGATTATCTGATGAACCAGGATAACACCCTGCTGCTGACTGTGGCATTGATCCGGTCCATGCTCTAAAAAAATATTTTCGGTACATGTAGTTCCTGGTTCTTTGTGGTGCGTCTTCATTTGGTACAAGCCGCAAAAATTATGAAGAATTGGCAAGAATTACTGGATGGTTATCTCAATAACAACCTGACATCTGCGGAACTGGAAATGTTCTTACAGCAGGCTGATGATCATAGTGATTCAATTGCCGGCACCATCGGTGAATTGCTGGCATCGGGAGAATTGCAGGGAGAGGGAGATCCTTTACTGCGCAACAAGCTGCTGGAACAATTGCTGGAGAAGATCGATCAGCCTGTTGAACCGCCGGTCCGGAAAATTTCCTTCCTGCGCAAACCCTGGGTGCGTGCAGCGGCAGTGGTACTGCTTACAGCAAGTCTCGTTGCCCTCACCTGGTTCCTTAAAGACCGTTCAGAAGAGAATATACCTGCGGATCGTCCTGCCATTGTGCAGGATGCTGCTCCCGCCCGCGAAGGCGCCATCCTTACCCTGGCAGATGGCAGATCGCTTCTGTTAGACAGTTTGCCAAATGGCATTGTAACTACAGATGGCAATACAAAGATCGAACTGGAGAACGGACAGATTTCATATAGCCATGAAAAAGATACTGCCGGCACAGTTCGCTTCAATACCATGCAAACTCCGAGGGGACGCACTTTTCATATTCAATTGCCGGACGGCACCATGGCCTGGCTCAACGCTGCATCATCCATCACCTATCCTGTGCAATTCAAAGGAAAAGAACGGAACGTTTCGGTACAGGGCGAAGTGTATTTCGAAGTGGCAAAGAATGCCTCCATGCCTTTCCGCGTAACAGTGAACGATCGCACTACCGTGGAAGTATTGGGAACGCATTTTAACGTGAATGCCTATGCGGATGAACCACTCATCAGTACCACACTCCTCGAAGGAAGTGTGCGGGTGGTCAGTGGAAACTCCGTCATACTGAAGCCCGGTGAAGTAGCCAGCCAGTCAAACTCCGGTGCTGCTTCCGTTATCCGGGTACAGCCTGCAGATACAGATGCAGTGATGGCCTGGAAAAACAACCGCTTTCATTTCAATCATACTGATATTCCTACGATCATGCGACAACTGGCCAGGTGGTATGATGTAGATATCGTGTATGAAGGCGCTGTGCCAACCGGCCATTTCAATGGTAAACCATCCAGAAACCTATCCGCTTCTCAGGTACTGACACTGCTGCAACATATTGGTGTCAATTGCCGTATCGAAGGCAAGAAAATCATTGTAGCTGAATAATTATTAAGTCATTTAACCAAACTGCTTATGAGGCCAACATGCCTTACCCTGTTGCTATTGCTTTTATTCCAGCAAGGGTTCTCACAAACTGCGGGCATTACATTCAAAGGCAAAGGCGTTTCCCTTGCCACTGTATTCGCCAGCATCGAAAAACAAACGGATTATACTTTCTATTACAAGGTGGAAGTATTGGAAAAGGCAAGAAATGTGGACGTGGATTTCAGGAAGGAACCACTGTCTGAAGTGCTGAAAGTTCTATTTGCCAACCAACCGCTGAAGTACCTGATCATCGACAAGAATATTGCGGTATCTGCCAGTGAACAACCGGGAACGCCAACTTCGGGTCCTGCAGCGCTTATGACGGTAAGTGGAACGGTTATGAATAAACGAGGAGAGGTTCTTGGCAATGCCAGTGTGGTGGTGAAAGGCACTCTGAAAGGAACATTCACCAAAGCTGATGGAACATTCGTTCTGGAGAATATGAAACCGGAAGATTTGCTGAAGGTAAGTTTCATCGGATACCAGGCTGTAGAGATATCCATTAAAGGACAGGAAAAGCTAACGATCGTACTGCAGGAAGCCGATAATCAACTGGACGAAGTGGTGGCCCAGGGTTACAGTAACACTACCAAGAGGCTTTCCACCAGTAGTGTGAGTAAAGTAAGCTCTGCAGAACTGGGCCGTCAAACAGAAATGAATCCATTGCTGGCTTTACAGGGAAGAGTACCGGGAATGGTGGTAACGCCAACCACCACTTACGCTGCCAGTTCCATTGAAATAGATCTCCGTGGAAAATCATTACTGTCGGGGCAAAGTGGGAGACCGTTGATAGTGATCGATGGAAGCCCGCTTTATGTTGGCTCCAACCAGGGGGCAGCTAACGGTGACGGGCCAGCGCAGGGGATGGCGGCAGGATTTTCACCTGCCTATAGCCAGAACCCATTGTACGGACTCAACCCGAAAGACATTGAGAGCATCGAGATATTGAAAGATGTAGGGGCTACTTCCATCTATGGTTCGGCAGGCGCCAATGGTGTGATCCTGATCACCACCAAAAGAGGTAAAGCCGGATCTAACAATGTTGAGGTGAACGCAAGCACAGGCTTCTCCAGGATCACTCGTTACTGGAACATGCTCACCACTCCGCAATACCTGGAAATGCGCCGCGAAGCTTTTAAGAATGATGGCATCATTCCCACTCCGCAGAATGCACCGGACCTTCTCGTCTGGGATACTACCAGGCAAGTGGACTGGCAAAAAGAGATCTGGGGGAAAATGGGGTCCAATTTCAGCGCCAATGCTGTTATCTCCGGCGGCACCGCTCAATTCACGCACCGGTTGTCTGCGAATTACAACACCAGCAGTGATATCACTACCGCATCAGGAAGTAACGATGTGATAGGCGTGTCAGCAGCATTGGATCACAGAAGCCGTGATTCCCGTTTCAGTCTCGGCTTCACAGCCAACTATTACTATACCAAATCAGACATAGTAAGAACTCCGTCAATTTCTACATTGCCGCCTAATGCACCACCCATTTATGATGAAACCGGTGGTCTCAACTGGGCTGCCTATAATGCCGTTGGTCAGGCTTCTTTCCTGGAATCCTTTGTTTGGATGCCTACGCCGGTATTAAGCAAAACCAACAGCATCTCTTCCAACCTGCGATTGAAATACGAGATCCTGAGAGGGCTCAACCTCATTGCTTCCGTCGGGTATAACCGGAATGATAATGATATGGAGATGTTCAAGACCATCAAATCTCAAAACCCTGCCAGTTTCCCGATCGGACAAGCATTGTATGGTAAATCGAAAAGCAATAACTGGACGATAGAACCACAGGCCAGTTATGAAAATACGCTGTTGGGAAAAGCGCGGATCAGTGTGGTAACAGGAGCTACCATCAGGCAGGAGTTCAGGGAGAACGTTTCGATCTATGCAGGAGGATATTCCAATGACGCGTTGATAAGAGTGTTATCGCCGGGAAACATATGGGCCATCACAAATGAACGCAATCCTTACAAGTATGCAGGGATCTTCGGAAGGATGGGGCTTACCTGGGACAATAAGTATGTGTTGGAATTATCCGGCAGAAGGGATGGGTCATCCCGCTTCGGACCAGGCCGCAGGTTCGGCAACTTTGGCGCAGTTGGTCTCGCCTGGATCGCCTCCGATGAGCAATGGCTGAAAAAATACTGGCCCCTGTGATCAGTTTCCTGAAGTTCAACGCCAATACCGGTACCGCAGGGCAGGATGGCGGCAGTGATTACCAATATCTCTCCCGTTGGGGGCAGTCATTCGGCATGCTTACCTATGATGATATCGATCCAATGATTGCGCTGCAGCCATTCAACCAGGATTACCATTGGCAACTGACCCGTGAACTGAACCTGGGAATGAATCTCCGTTTCTTCAGGAATGACCTGTCGCTTGCAGTGAACTATTATCGAAAGCGGGTAGGGAATCAATTGACGCAAAACCCAACACCCTTTATAACCGGCTTCCCCACTGTATTTGGTAACTGGGATGCCACTGTACAAAATGAAGGGTGGGAGGCAATGTTCAGCGCTACTCCTGTCAGGACTAAAAATTTTTCCTGGACCTTTTCTGTGAATGCTGCTATCAACAGAAACAAATTGCTGCAATATCCGGACATGAAAAATTCACCATTCGCCAGAACCATGACGGTAGGAAAGTCTACTACCGAGAAGTACCTGCTGCATTACGTAGGTGTGGATCCTATGACAGGGTGGTACCAGTTTGAAGATTACAATAAAGACGGATGGATCAAAAATAATCCCAACGTGATGCCTGGTATCGCAGACGACAACCGGTATGTGTTCGATCAAATGCCCAAAGTAACGGGAGGCATGTCGCATGCATTCTACTACAAAATTTTTTCTCTGAACCTCTCTTTCGATTACCGTATCCAGGAAGGAAGGAATGCTTTCGCCGGAATGCTGCCTTCCGGAATACCAGGTACATTGAGCAATATCCCCGTTGAACTTTTCAACCACCGCTGGCAAAAACCTGGTGATAATGCACGCTACGCAAAATTTTCCACGCAGAGCGCGCCCCAGCATCAGTTTGGAGCAACAACCGGCGGATCAACCCTCACTTATACCGATGCTTCTTTTCTGCGCTTCAGGAATATCAACTTTTCATACACCCTGCCTGAAAAATGGATGCAGAGATTAGGTATGAAAAACGGTTCGCTGAATATCACCACCAATAACCTTTTTGTGATCACCCGTTACAAAGGGATCGATCCGGAAATACAAACCTTTGGGTCGATGCCTCCGTTGAAAACTGTTACAGCAGGCTTTTCTGTTAATTTCTAAATTCTATTCCATGCGAATGATCACTCAATATATTCTACCGGTATTGTTTTTCACCATGCTGCTTTCCTGTGAAAAACTGGTAGAAATCGATCCTCCCATCGATTCCATTACCACCAGCGAGGTCTTCATTTCTGAAAATCAGGCAAAGCAGGCAATGGCCGGCCTTTACACACTGATGATGAATGGAAAGACGGGAAATGGTCATGTCACTTCCTCAAGACTGACCCTGATGGCCAGCCTTTCTTCGGACGACCTGGATTGCTTCAATGCGCAAACCAATAGCTATTTTCCCTTCAATGCAAACCGTTTGACAAGAGAAAGTATTTCCAGTGATGCTATCTGGACGGGATTGTACGAAATCATCTTTACTGCCAATTCAGTGATAGAAGGAATCCGGGCTTCCACTGCTGCAGCTTTTCCTGAAAAATCGAAAACAAAGATGATCGCTGAATGCAGGTTCGTCAGGGCTTTCTGTTTTTTCTACCTCACCAATTTTTTTGGAAATGTTCCAATGGTGACCACTACAGACTTCAATGAAACGCGAAGACTTCCGGCCGCATCAAAAACTGAATTGTACAAACAGATGACCGATGATCTCCTTTTTGCCAGGGATAATCTGCCACCGGTAAATCAGAACAGCAGCGGCGAACGCATTTATCCCGACAAATGGGCGGCAACTGCTTTGCTGGCGAGGGTATACCTCTTCCTGGAAGAATATCCCAATGCCTGGGAACAGGCAAATGCAGTGATCCTTAATACTACACAATTCACATTGGAACCAGCGCCGGAAAATGTTTTTCTCGTCAATAGCAGGGAAGCTATCTGGCAGTTGAAGCAAAATACCAGCTCTCATAATGGTACTGCCACTTATGAAGGCGAGCAATTCATTCCCGGAAGCGGCCTGGCCGGAATTCCTTTCTCTGATATCTATTACAATTTGCCTGACAACCTGCTGAATGCATTCGAACCTGACGATAAAAGGAAAACAGACTGGACAGCCCCTGCGGCCCCCAATCCCCAGAATGTACCCGGACAATTTTATTTTCCGCATAAGTACAAAACCGGCGGATACAACAAAGTGATCGGTGGAATGCCAACGGAATTTTATATGGTGCTTCGATTGGCGGAACAATTCCTCATCCGCGCAGAAGCTGCAGCACATGGCGCCGGCTCTCTCACCGATGCCATCGGGGATCTCAATAGTATCAGGCATAGGGCCGGATTGTCAGATCTGCCCGATGATCTCGATCAAGCACAGGTGCTGGCCGCCGTTGCGCAGGAACGGAGAATGGAACTCTTTTGTGAATGGGGGCACAGGTGGTTCGATCTGAAGCGGACCAGCAAGGCAAGTGCAGTGCTGTCTCTGATCCCGGTGAAACAACCCTGGCAGGGCGATCATCAATTATTGTATCCGATCCCTGCCAGGGAGATCGAATTCAACCCATCCCTCCAGCAAAATCCTGGTTACTAAAAAAAATTACAGATGAAAAAAATCAACCACGGCTGTTTTCTTTTCCTGTTTTTGATAGCAGCCTGTAAAAAAGACAATCCCCGCGGAACAGCCACCCTGCTGATGTTCAATGCTGTGACCGGATCCGATACGCTCGTTACCAGTTTCAACGGCACAGAAACCATACGCTATTTCAAAACTGCCAACAGGCTGGTCTATGGCGAAGTGATAAGCCCATATTTTTTCAATATGAACGGGCAATTCAATTCCTATGCAGGTGATCAGCCGATCGTTTTGTACAACAACAACGATACTACCAGCAAGAGCCAGCCTGTATTCGATCTACAGGTGAACCTGCCTGTTAGTTCCATCAGCAGCCTCTTCCTCACGGGTTCTCTGGCTGATCCGGATACTTTGTTTACCCGTGATCATCTGCCATATCATCCTTCAACCGACAGTAGTATGGGCATACGCTTCGTGAATCTTTCGCCCGGCAATATGAAATTGAGTGTGAACCTGGCGGGAGAGACTCATGGCAGTGAAGTGAGCGGCCTGCAATATAAAGGGATCACAGGGTTCACGAACTATCCGGTCACGGAAGGAGTGGAGGAGTACAACTATGAATTCAGGGATGCATCCAATGGTGATCTGATCACCACATTTACCATCGATGTGCGGAACAGTCAATCCGGCAACTTCATCATCAATCAGCGGCGCTATCGCAATTATACCCTGATGTTCTATGGGAAAGCCGGCAGCACCGGCACAGATAAACAGGCCGTGCAGATCATGAACAATAATTAACCTAACTTATATGAGCAGCATTCTAAAGATCGAACAGCTCTCGCACAGGTACAGCAGTACATGGGCTGTTCGCGACCTCAATATCGAGATCAGTCAAACAGGTATCGTGGGCCTGCTGGGCTCCAATGGTGCAGGAAAATCCACCACCATGAATATCATCTGTGGTGTTTTGAACCAGACTGAAGGTAAAGTGACCGTTGATGGATTCGATATCCGGGAACAACCGGAAGAAGCCAAAAAGAATATCGGTTTCTTACCTCAGACGCCGCCACTCTATGCTGATTTCACCATCGACGAATATCTTCACTATACAGCCAACCTGCGCGCTATGGATAAGACGAAGATCAAAGCGGCAGTGGAAGAAGTGAAGGAAAAAACGGGCATCGGACATTTCAGCAGCAGGCTCATCAAAAATCTTTCCGGTGGATATAAACAACGTGTGGGCATTGCACAGGCATTGATCCATAAGCCCAGGCTGGTGGTATTGGATGAACCTACCAATGGGCTCGATCCCAACCAGCTGATAGAAGCGAGGAAACTGATCAAAGAGATCGCGCAGGAACATGCAGTTCTGTTATCGTCGCATATCCTTTCTGAGATCCGCCTCGTGTGTAAAGATGTGATCATGATCGAAGCGGGAAGAGTAGTGTTTGCCGATACGATGGACGCGTTCGACAATTACATGCAACCCAACAGCCTCCTCGTAATGCTCCAGAATATGCCGGCGGAGGCAGCTTTGCTGGCTGTAAAAGGTGTTCAGAAAGTGGAATTCCTCACAGAAAAGCAGGTTCGGATCTATTTCGATGGAGACCCAGGCATCAACGAAAGGATCGTTGCTGCCAGCATGGAACAGAACTGGCGACTGAAAGAGATCAGCGCAGACAAGAGCCTGCTGGATGATACCTTCAAACAATTGTCCACACTTTCCAACTAGCTCACTCAACTACCTATTAAGTATAAACGCTAACCAATGAGGATGCTCATCCAAATCGCAAAAGCAGAGTTGCGAAATCTATTCTATTCCCCTGTAGCATGGTTCCTGGCTATCGCCTTCCTGGTACAATGCGCCTTGTTCTATATGAAGGGGATGGTGCCGATGGCAAAAGGAAATGATGTAATGAATGAAATGTACCCGGGCATGAATGTATATGAAGACTTCCCGCTTACAGGTTCCTTCTTTCTTCAACCCGGTGGCATGTTCCAGGTGGCGCTGCAGAATCTGTACCTTTTCATCCCATTGCTGACCATGGGGATGATCAGCCGCGAAGTGAACAATGGCACCATCAAACTGCTCTTTTCCTCCCCGGTGAAACTGCGGCAGCTGGTGCTGGGAAAATACCTGGCATTGATGGTATACAACCTGCTGCTGGTGGGGATCATCGGCATATTCATGGTCACTGCTTTTTTCATATCAAATCACCAGACTATGGGTTATTGTTGTCGGCAGCACTCGGCTTTTATCTGCTGATCTGCGCTTATGGAGCCATCGGTTTATTCATGAGCAGCCTGACCACTTACCAGATCCTCTCTGCCATCGGTACTTTCATTGTTATTTTCATACTGAGCCGTATCGGCACACTCTGGCAGGAGACCCCCTTTGTGCGCGACCTTACTTATTTTCTCTATCTGTCAGGAAGAACAGGTAGAATGCTCAATGGGTTGATCGCATCGAAGGATATCATTTATTTTTTGATGGTGATCGGCATGTTCCTCGGCTTTACCCTCGTCAGGCTCAGGAATGCCAGGGAGAAAAAGCCCTGGTATATCAAGGCGATGCGGAATGTGCTGGTGATTGCCGTTACAGTACTTACCGGATATATTTGTTCATTCCCTCAGACCACGCTTTACTTCGATCCAACGGATCGTGAGAACAATACCCTCCATATCAATACCAGGCAACTGGTAAAAGAGATCGGCAACGATGATCTGGAAGTGACCCTCTATACCAACCTGCTCGGCAATGAAATGAGTTATGGTCTTCCCGGTGCGCGTAACGCTTACCTGACCAATATGTGGGAGCGGTTCCTTCGGTTCAAACCTAATATCAGGTTCAAATACGTGTATTACTATTATTATGATCCTTCGCTGGATATGGGCCAGAAAGCAACACTGTTCCCCGGCAAGTCCAATGAAGAGATGGCAAGGGACATCGCAAAATTGTACAGGCTCGATTTGAAATTGTTCAAAAGTCCGGAAGAAATGAAAAAGATCATCGATCTCGGACCTGAAGGACACCGGTTGATCATGCAGCTGAAGTACAAAGGCAGAACGGAATTCCTGAGAACATACGGTACCGGAACGGCCTTCCCGGCAGGTGATCCCTGGCCAATTGAAATGAATACCGCTGCTGCATTAAAGAGGTTGGTACATCCGGAATCCATACCCCGGATCTTATACTCCACCGGGCATTATGAGCGGAGTATTTTCAAAGATGGAGAACGTGAATACTGGTATACAACCCTGAACAAGACCAGGAACGAAACCCTTATCAATAACGGGTTTGAATTTGATACCATCTCCCTGGCTACCCGGAACATACCGGAAAATATTACAGCACTCGTATTGGCGGACCCACGTTCAGCTCTAACCGAAAACGAACAAAAGAAGATCAGTGATTACATAAGCAAAGGTGGGAACATGATCATAATGGGGGAGCCGGGAAAACAGGAAATACTGAATCCCCTGCTCAGTCAACTGGGCGTTCAGTTGATGGATGGGACCGTTGTGGAGCCGAGCTTCCATGAAATGCCGCAAATGGTGAAAGCCCTGTATACGCCTGCTATTGCCAATGTGGGGTACGAGCCGCTGATGCAGATGATCAGCAGGAAGTTCAACAGTAAATATCCTTATGATACCATAAAGCTGACTATGCCAGGAGTGGCAGCAATTGCATTCACCAATAAAAATGATTTTGAGAAGAAGGCATCCCTCCTGACGAATAAAAACAGTACATGGATCAGGAAAGGAGAACTGGTTACCGATTCCGCAGCCATTTTGTTTCAACCTGAAAATGGCGATACAAGAGGCTCATTCCCTACAGGCGTTCAACTGAGCAGGCAGGTAGGTAAGAAGGAACAACATATTATGATAATGGGCGACGCTGATTATATCAGCAATTACAGACTGGCAGACTATTTCAACAATACGGTCCATTACTGGATCAGCAATGGGGCCTATCCTGTATATCTTCCCTGGCGTAATCCCACTGATAATAAAGTAATGGTTACAGGCAGGACCATGATCAGGCTCAGCTTCGTATATACATGGGTGTTGCCGGCCATCATCCTGGTGCTTGCAGCCGTTCTGCTGATCAGGCGAAAAAGAAAATAGAAACCAATACAAAAACACTATAAATAATCATCGATGAGGATGATCATTCAAATTGCGAAGGCGGAACTGAGGACTCTTTTCTATTCCCCTGTGGCCTGGTTCCTGATACTTGCATTCCTTGTGCAATGTGCTTACTTTTTTACCACCGGATTGGCGGGCCTGGCCGAAGTGCAGGATATGATAGTTAAGAATAATCCCGGTTATGCTGGCCTTACAGGAAGTGCTGAAGCTGGTTATACCAGGCGATTGTTCCTGGGTGGCGAAGGCGTATTTTCAAGTGTGTTGCAGAATCTGTACCTGTTCATTCCGCTGCTTACAATGGGGCTTATCGGCAGAGAGATTCAGAAC
This portion of the Pseudobacter ginsenosidimutans genome encodes:
- a CDS encoding RNA polymerase sigma factor gives rise to the protein MAVTPSYQEKELLHRLSEGDKQAFTTLFDIYWDNIYSVALVLTKSPQLAEDTVQEIFLKVWNKREELASVDRFDNYLFIMARNHIFSEFRRLKIRQEHIALLQAHFDSALQTPEDQMLYKESTELIEKAVARLAPQQQQVYRLSREQGLTHEAIAATLGISVHTVRNHMVRAIKGIRDYLMNQDNTLLLTVALIRSML
- a CDS encoding FecR family protein, with amino-acid sequence MKNWQELLDGYLNNNLTSAELEMFLQQADDHSDSIAGTIGELLASGELQGEGDPLLRNKLLEQLLEKIDQPVEPPVRKISFLRKPWVRAAAVVLLTASLVALTWFLKDRSEENIPADRPAIVQDAAPAREGAILTLADGRSLLLDSLPNGIVTTDGNTKIELENGQISYSHEKDTAGTVRFNTMQTPRGRTFHIQLPDGTMAWLNAASSITYPVQFKGKERNVSVQGEVYFEVAKNASMPFRVTVNDRTTVEVLGTHFNVNAYADEPLISTTLLEGSVRVVSGNSVILKPGEVASQSNSGAASVIRVQPADTDAVMAWKNNRFHFNHTDIPTIMRQLARWYDVDIVYEGAVPTGHFNGKPSRNLSASQVLTLLQHIGVNCRIEGKKIIVAE
- a CDS encoding SusC/RagA family TonB-linked outer membrane protein; amino-acid sequence: MRPTCLTLLLLLLFQQGFSQTAGITFKGKGVSLATVFASIEKQTDYTFYYKVEVLEKARNVDVDFRKEPLSEVLKVLFANQPLKYLIIDKNIAVSASEQPGTPTSGPAALMTVSGTVMNKRGEVLGNASVVVKGTLKGTFTKADGTFVLENMKPEDLLKVSFIGYQAVEISIKGQEKLTIVLQEADNQLDEVVAQGYSNTTKRLSTSSVSKVSSAELGRQTEMNPLLALQGRVPGMVVTPTTTYAASSIEIDLRGKSLLSGQSGRPLIVIDGSPLYVGSNQGAANGDGPAQGMAAGFSPAYSQNPLYGLNPKDIESIEILKDVGATSIYGSAGANGVILITTKRGKAGSNNVEVNASTGFSRITRYWNMLTTPQYLEMRREAFKNDGIIPTPQNAPDLLVWDTTRQVDWQKEIWGKMGSNFSANAVISGGTAQFTHRLSANYNTSSDITTASGSNDVIGVSAALDHRSRDSRFSLGFTANYYYTKSDIVRTPSISTLPPNAPPIYDETGGLNWAAYNAVGQASFLESFVWMPTPVLSKTNSISSNLRLKYEILRGLNLIASVGYNRNDNDMEMFKTIKSQNPASFPIGQALYGKSKSNNWTIEPQASYENTLLGKARISVVTGATIRQEFRENVSIYAGGYSNDALIRVLSPGNIWAITNERNPYKYAGIFGRMGLTWDNKYVLELSGRRDGSSRFGPGRRFGNFGAVGLAWIASDEQWLKKYWPL
- a CDS encoding SusC/RagA family TonB-linked outer membrane protein — encoded protein: MAEKILAPVISFLKFNANTGTAGQDGGSDYQYLSRWGQSFGMLTYDDIDPMIALQPFNQDYHWQLTRELNLGMNLRFFRNDLSLAVNYYRKRVGNQLTQNPTPFITGFPTVFGNWDATVQNEGWEAMFSATPVRTKNFSWTFSVNAAINRNKLLQYPDMKNSPFARTMTVGKSTTEKYLLHYVGVDPMTGWYQFEDYNKDGWIKNNPNVMPGIADDNRYVFDQMPKVTGGMSHAFYYKIFSLNLSFDYRIQEGRNAFAGMLPSGIPGTLSNIPVELFNHRWQKPGDNARYAKFSTQSAPQHQFGATTGGSTLTYTDASFLRFRNINFSYTLPEKWMQRLGMKNGSLNITTNNLFVITRYKGIDPEIQTFGSMPPLKTVTAGFSVNF
- a CDS encoding RagB/SusD family nutrient uptake outer membrane protein; translation: MRMITQYILPVLFFTMLLSCEKLVEIDPPIDSITTSEVFISENQAKQAMAGLYTLMMNGKTGNGHVTSSRLTLMASLSSDDLDCFNAQTNSYFPFNANRLTRESISSDAIWTGLYEIIFTANSVIEGIRASTAAAFPEKSKTKMIAECRFVRAFCFFYLTNFFGNVPMVTTTDFNETRRLPAASKTELYKQMTDDLLFARDNLPPVNQNSSGERIYPDKWAATALLARVYLFLEEYPNAWEQANAVILNTTQFTLEPAPENVFLVNSREAIWQLKQNTSSHNGTATYEGEQFIPGSGLAGIPFSDIYYNLPDNLLNAFEPDDKRKTDWTAPAAPNPQNVPGQFYFPHKYKTGGYNKVIGGMPTEFYMVLRLAEQFLIRAEAAAHGAGSLTDAIGDLNSIRHRAGLSDLPDDLDQAQVLAAVAQERRMELFCEWGHRWFDLKRTSKASAVLSLIPVKQPWQGDHQLLYPIPAREIEFNPSLQQNPGY
- a CDS encoding DUF4397 domain-containing protein produces the protein MKKINHGCFLFLFLIAACKKDNPRGTATLLMFNAVTGSDTLVTSFNGTETIRYFKTANRLVYGEVISPYFFNMNGQFNSYAGDQPIVLYNNNDTTSKSQPVFDLQVNLPVSSISSLFLTGSLADPDTLFTRDHLPYHPSTDSSMGIRFVNLSPGNMKLSVNLAGETHGSEVSGLQYKGITGFTNYPVTEGVEEYNYEFRDASNGDLITTFTIDVRNSQSGNFIINQRRYRNYTLMFYGKAGSTGTDKQAVQIMNNN
- a CDS encoding ABC transporter ATP-binding protein, with the translated sequence MSSILKIEQLSHRYSSTWAVRDLNIEISQTGIVGLLGSNGAGKSTTMNIICGVLNQTEGKVTVDGFDIREQPEEAKKNIGFLPQTPPLYADFTIDEYLHYTANLRAMDKTKIKAAVEEVKEKTGIGHFSSRLIKNLSGGYKQRVGIAQALIHKPRLVVLDEPTNGLDPNQLIEARKLIKEIAQEHAVLLSSHILSEIRLVCKDVIMIEAGRVVFADTMDAFDNYMQPNSLLVMLQNMPAEAALLAVKGVQKVEFLTEKQVRIYFDGDPGINERIVAASMEQNWRLKEISADKSLLDDTFKQLSTLSN
- a CDS encoding ABC transporter permease, giving the protein MLIQIAKAELRNLFYSPVAWFLAIAFLVQCALFYMKGMVPMAKGNDVMNEMYPGMNVYEDFPLTGSFFLQPGGMFQVALQNLYLFIPLLTMGMISREVNNGTIKLLFSSPVKLRQLVLGKYLALMVYNLLLVGIIGIFMVTAFFISNHQTMGYCCRQHSAFIC
- a CDS encoding Gldg family protein, yielding MSAALGFYLLICAYGAIGLFMSSLTTYQILSAIGTFIVIFILSRIGTLWQETPFVRDLTYFLYLSGRTGRMLNGLIASKDIIYFLMVIGMFLGFTLVRLRNAREKKPWYIKAMRNVLVIAVTVLTGYICSFPQTTLYFDPTDRENNTLHINTRQLVKEIGNDDLEVTLYTNLLGNEMSYGLPGARNAYLTNMWERFLRFKPNIRFKYVYYYYYDPSLDMGQKATLFPGKSNEEMARDIAKLYRLDLKLFKSPEEMKKIIDLGPEGHRLIMQLKYKGRTEFLRTYGTGTAFPAGDPWPIEMNTAAALKRLVHPESIPRILYSTGHYERSIFKDGEREYWYTTLNKTRNETLINNGFEFDTISLATRNIPENITALVLADPRSALTENEQKKISDYISKGGNMIIMGEPGKQEILNPLLSQLGVQLMDGTVVEPSFHEMPQMVKALYTPAIANVGYEPLMQMISRKFNSKYPYDTIKLTMPGVAAIAFTNKNDFEKKASLLTNKNSTWIRKGELVTDSAAILFQPENGDTRGSFPTGVQLSRQVGKKEQHIMIMGDADYISNYRLADYFNNTVHYWISNGAYPVYLPWRNPTDNKVMVTGRTMIRLSFVYTWVLPAIILVLAAVLLIRRKRK